TTCCACATAGCCTTGGGCGGCCAAGATGCGTCTTTCCAGGTCGTTCATGCGATGATTCGTTATGGAATATACGGTGCTCGGAGTCAACTCGGCCTGTGGGAGCTCTTCGCATGGCGTCGGCAGGCGTCGCTACAGTAGCGAACCTCATTCCAGTTCTTGGCCCATTTTTTTCGCCAGGCAAAGGGGCGGTTACAAATCGGGCACATTTTTGAGGGGAGATGCTCTTTGCGGATGCCGTTCATGCCGGGAGAATTCGCCTGACATTACGCCTCCTTCTTCTTTGTGGGATCGAAGAAGATTTTCACGTCGGCCTCGGTGGTGCCGAGGAGTTGCTGCGCCCGTTTGAGAGCATTGCGGGTGGCCACGTTCGGGTTGCTGGGGCTGGCCAGGAAGAGGTTGTCCTTGCCAATGACCTCAACCATCCCGGAGTCCCGCAGCACCCGGTAGATGTCCTTCATGACGCCGCTGATGAGGAGGTCACGGCCATCTGCACGCAGGGCTCTCACCAGATCCTCCAGGGCCATGACGGAGGTGGCGTCCATGTGGCGGGCATTTTTCAGGCGCAGGATGATGATGCGCAGGTTGGGGTCGGCGCAGGCCTGCTGGACCTGGGTGCGGAAGAGCTCCGCCGCACCAAAGAACAACTCGCCCTCGACATGAACGATGGAGACGGCGGGGTTTTGCCGCACGCCTGGCTGGCTTCGGCCAGATGACCTTCCTGGTTGAACTCATACTCCACGAGGCTGGGGCGGCTGGCCTTGCGCAGGTAGAGCATGAGGGAAACCCCGACGCCGGTGAAGATGGCCACATGCAAGGGCACCATCAAGGTGGCGGCGAGGGTGAGCAGGAAAGTGAACGCATCTGACCCCGTGGCTTGGAGGCAGATGAGGATGTGTCGTTTCTGGATGATGGAGACCACCACGCAGATGATGAGCATGGCCAGGGCGGCACGCGGCAGGTAGGCCACGGCGCTGCCGAGCGTGAGGGCTCCGACGAGGCAGACGCTGCCATTAATCATCGCCGCCACCGGAGTGCGGGCACCGCTGGAGAAGTTCAGCACGCTGCGGGTCAGCGAGCAGGAGCAGGGCATACCGCTGAGGTAGGCACAGCTCAGATTGGCCATGCCGAGGCCAAACATGTCCTGGTTAGCATCCACCCGCAGGCCTTTGAGACCCGCCAGCATCTTACTCATGGAGGAGCACTCCAGGGTAGCGAGGAAGGCCAGGGCCACCGCGAGGCCAAACAGGCGGCTGAAGTCCGAGAGGAAACGCTGCGAGGTAAAATCGGGAAAGGGGGGCAGCAGGTCCAGCCAGGTAAATTGTGCATCCTGAAAGGTCGGCACATGCAGGTTCAGGGATTTCATGCCCAGCCCGGCCACGGAGGCGCCGACCAGGGCCAGCACGAGGCTCGGCCAGGTGGGACGGAACTTGCGCACGCCCCAGTAGATGGCGGCGGTGAGGAGGGCGATGGTCAGGCTCTCCCAGTGGCATTGGTCGAGCCGTTTTAAGAGCTGCCAGACGATACCGGGAAAGGTGCGTGGCTGGAAGACCTGCCCATCCTCGGTTTCCACCCGTGAGGAGATTCCCAGGACATTCCCAGATTGATTGGCCATGATGAGCAGGGCCGCCCCGGTGACATAGGCCACCATGACTGCACGGCTGATGTATTGCGCCAGTTCCGCCACCTTGAGAAAAGAACCGATAAGCAGCAGCGTGCCGACCATGAAGACCAGGAGCGGCATCATCCCCACCCGATCCAGGTGTGCGTCCGCCGCGAAGTAGGAGAAAATCATGAAGGCCGTAGCATTCGAGGGCCCCAGCACCGTGAATCGGGAATTGATGAACAACGCCCCAATGATGCCCCCGACCGCGGAGCAGGTGGTGCCAAACTGCAACGGCAGACCTGCAATGGCGGCGTAGGCCATGCTCTGCGGGATATCCAGCAAGGCCACAGAGGTGCCGGCCTTGAGGTCTGATTTGAACCGCTTCGGCGTGTAAGTACTCCACCAGCGTCGGATGGGCAGGGGGTCCAACCCCGTATCTGCCAGATTTTCTTTCAGCCAAGAACGCCCTTGCCGTGACAGATTGCGAGCAATCTGCCACCAGGAGGGTGTGGTTGGTCCGGACATCGGGCTTACTTTAACGTGGGAGTTGGAAGATGGAAGTGGCTGGTTCCATCTTATTCGTTATTGATGAGGAATCTGCGGCCGTTTCTGATGTTGCCGCAGGTTTTTCTTGGTCTTTCCTTTTCCATCTGTCTGTTTTCGTCCATGCCACCTCCGAAGAAAGCTGCCGCCACCGACTCCGGCCCGATTCATGTCATCCTGGGCACGGATGATGCCCGGGTGAAAGAGGCCGCCATGAAAACGGTGCAGCGCCTCACGCCCCCTGGGGCGGATGAATTCGCCAATGAGATCATCGAGGGCAATGCCGACAACGCGGAGCACGCCGGGCAGATCTGCTCCAATGTCATCCTCGCTCTCCAGACCATGCCCTTCTTTGGTGGAGCCAAAGTGGTGTGGCTGAAGGGGGCGAATTTCCTCGGTGATACGCAGACCGGCAAAGCCCAGGCGGCGGTGCAGGGCTTTGAGAACCTGCTGGATGTGCTGGAAGGAGGCCTCGGCCCCGATGTGAAATTTGTCCTGAGTGCCAACAGCATCGACAAGCGACGTAACAGCTACAAGCGCCTCGGCAAGCTGGCGGCCATCGAAGTCTTTGATAAACCCGATACCAGCAAAGCCGGCTGGGAGGGAGCCGTGCTGGCTCAGGCCTCCCAAAAAGCCAAACAACTGGGGTTGACCTTCGAAAGCGGCGCCTTGGATCTCCTCGTGCAGATGGCCGGGGATGACACCCGTCAGCTGGAGAATGAAATCGAGAAGATCGACCTCTACCTCGGCGAGCGCCGCCGCTGCGGCATCAATACCGTTCGCGGCTTGGTTTCCTTGAGCCGAGCCGGGGTGGTGTGGGAGATCGGTAATGCCATCGGCGTGCGTGATCTCCAGCGTGCACTGGAGCTTCTCGGGGTGCTGCTTTACCAGGGGCAAAACGCCATCGGTATTTTACTCGGAGCCATTGTCCCCCGTGTGCGCAGCCTGCTCGTCGTCAAAGAGCTAGCCACGAAGCACAAGATCAATCGGGCCAGCTACAGCGGCTTCACCTCCAGTCTGGACGCCCTGCCCCCCAGTGCGACGGCGCATCTGCCCCGGAAAAAAGACGGTACGGGCTTCAATGCCTATCCGCTCTTTCTGGCGCTGAATGAAGCGGGTAAGTTCACCCTGGATGAGCTGCATGCCGCCCTGGAAGCCTGCCTGGAAGCCAACGTCAAACTGGTGACGACCCAGCTCGACTCGAAAGTGGTGCTGGAGCGCTTGTTGGTGGGGATGTTGTCTCCGCGGGTAACTCGTTAACCCTCTAGGTGGAGGGGGGACAGATGCGCACCTTGTCAATGCGATGGCGGTCCATGTCAGCCACTTCGATTTTGAAGTCGAGCCAGTCGAAGTGTTCACCCTCCGCAGGGACATGGCCGAGCATGTGCATGACGAAGCCGGCCAGCGTGCGGTAGTCATCGTCATCGAAGGTGGGTGAGAGAGGCACTCCGGTGAGCTTAGCCACATCTTCCATCTCCGCTTGGCCATCCACCAGCCAAGAGCCGTCATCGAGGCGCCGCCCTCCAGGGGCGGTCTCCATGGGATCATCGGGCATGGTGCCCAGGATGGCTTCCATCATGTCATTGAGGGTGATGAGGCCCTGCATGGCTCCGAATTCATCGATGACCAGGGCCTGGTGGCGGTTGTGTTTACGGAACTGTTCGATGACCCTGGCCGCAGGCATGGACTCCGGCACGAAGAGAGGGGTCATGAGGAGAGGACGGAGATCGGTGATCATGCCGGATTCACTCTGCTTCCACAGCGTCTTCACTGAGATCATGCCCAGCACATCGTCACGCGTGCCTTGATAGACCGGGAAGTAGGAGTGCCCGCCTTCCACCATCCGTCGCCGGATTTCCTCAGGACTATCGGCGAGGTTGATCCAGACGATCTGGGGCTTCGGCGTCATGAGATCCGCCGCCGTCAGATCATCCAGTTCCAAGACACTCTCCAGCATCTCCCGTTCGTGGCTCTTGAGCGCTCCGGCACGGTGGCCTTGAATGATGGAGGCGCGCACTTCATCCTCAGACATCACCTCCGCCGCGCCGGGGTTCACGCCGAACAGCCGAACTAGCGCATCACTGGAAAAGTCCAGCAACCTCACGATGGGGGAGGCCAGGGTTGAGAGCTTAGTCATCGGCCCGGCCAGGGTGGACGCCCACCGTTCCGGCGCATGAATGGCCAGGCGCTTCGGCAGTAGCTCACCCACCACCACGCTCAGGAAGGTGATGATGGAAACGACGATGACCATGCTGACCGAGGAAGCCCACTGACCTAGCCACGGCACGGCGGAGACCCAGGGCTCCAACTCGCGTGCCAAGCCGGCTCCACTGGCGGCACCTGCAATGATGCCGACCAGCGTGATGCCCACCTGCACCGTGGAAAGGAAGACGCCGGGATCGGTCTGCAGCTCGATGGCTCTCTGCGCACTTTTCTGTCCCTGCTGCACCAGCATCTCCAGCCGCGGACGTCGGGCGGAAATCAGCGCCGTCTCCGCCATGGCAAAGACGCCATTGAGCAGGAGCAAGCCCATGAGGATGATGAGTTCCGTCAAGATAGAGGACATAGGGAAGCCACCATGGGCGTGACACGGGCACTAAGCAAAGGAAGAGACGCGAAGGCTCTTTCGAGCCGTGGAGGTGGCCGCCTGAAGGAGGCGTTTTTTCAGGTGCCGCGTTTGTTACCAAACAGCTCGATGTGCAGCCGCGGGCTGAGGCGGTAGCCATGACTCAGGCAGGCGGCCACCAGCAGGGAGTAACGGCTGCGCATGGCCTCCATGCTGGTGCCTTCCGGCATAAGCAGGACTTTCTCCGGTGGCACAGGGAGGCCGATGGAGTCGATGACCGTTTGCGCTTCCTGAAGATCCGCTTCGGAAGAAATCACGAATTTCAGCTGATAGTCCGGTGCATGCTCCAACCAGGCTTTCAACACAGCGGGCTGGAGTCGGGTTTGTTCGTGGCGTTGCACCCAGGCGGCACCGGCTTTCTCGACACTGGGGGTGGAGTTGGCCAGTTTCGGGCTGATGGAGGCCAGATCCACGGGGATACCCTCCGGCAGGATGGTGCCTGCGGTCTCGATGGTGATGTGCTTCCCGGCTTGGTGAAAGGCGGCTAACAGCTCGTGGATGCCTTTGGCGATGAGCGGCTCTCCTCCGGTGACCACGACATGGCGGGCGGGATGGCGCAGCACTTCCGCCATGATTTCAGCCGTCGGCATCTCAGGGCCCTCCGGCTTCCATGAGGCATAAGGCGTGTCACACCAGGTGCAGCGTAAATTACAGCCGGAGGTGCGCACGAAAACGGACGGCACGCCGGTGAGGGAGCCTTCGCCTTGCACGGAATAAAAAATCTCAGAGATCCGCATGTTTCTCCCCACCATAGCGCGGAGCGGGAGCGATACAATGCTTGCGAGAAAGCTCTCCCTGAGGATAGCATGGGGGATGCCCCCCAGCCTATGCATGCGCCTCCTCGCCGTCGCCGGATGTTTCGTCCTGGCCAGTTGCGGCTCCAGTCCCAAGACCTGGGATTATGAGTATTCACGGGGAAAAACGGCCGTGCTGGTCGGCGGAAAAGCCGTGCCGCCTGCCGGGCTCCCGCCTCAAGTGATGCGTGCCATCAGTGCCGGCAATCGCATCGCCGGTAAGCCCTATAAGTTTGGCGGAGGGCACCGCTCCTTTGAGGATACGGGTTACGATTGCTCCGGCACGGTGTCTTATGTCCTTCACTCGGCTGGTTTGCTCGATACCCCCGGCACCTCCAGCAGCCTGCGGAGCTTTGGCAAACCCGGCCCGGGCAAGCACATCACCGTCTTCTCCAAGGATGGACACGCCTTCATCATCGTAGCGGGCATGCGCCTGGATACCGGTTACAACGGTGAGCGCAAAGGCCCGCGCTGGTCCTCCCGGTCACGACCCTCGAAAGGTTATGTCATGCGGCACCCTGCGGGGTTGTGAAAAGAAGATTGCAGGAGATGCCGCAAGTTAAGACTGGGCGATTTTTTTGACATTTTTAAGCTGTAGCGTAAGTTATACTTACGTCATGCATCGGTTGCTGTCTGCCATCCTGTTGTTGTGCTTCGGAGCTTTAGCTTCGCTGCAAGCAGCTCCTTTGCAGCGATGCTTGGTGCAAAACCAAATTGTGCTCAGCGGTGCAGAGTCATGCGGTCCCAGAGTGGCTTCGTGCTGCCGTCAATGCCACTCAGATCGTGAAGGACGAGAGCTTGATAAGCATTGCTGCACAGACGTCAGTAAACTTTCAAAATCCACAGCCCCTGCTGTGTTTGAGAGACTGCCAGAGCCCGTCTTTACGGTGGTCATCTCATTCTTCTTCAGTGAAGTTAGTCTGCCCGTATTACAGGATGGAGTGGGAGATGCAAACGGGGTTTCGTCCTCAGAGAGGATACCGCCGATACTCGTGAGGCGTCAGGCATTGTTGAGAGTGTGGACGGTTTGATACCTGCGAAAAGCCTTTCGCTATGACCTAACGGGTCATCCATGTCCGTGTCTTGAGAGACGGACTTCTTATCAAACTTTTATCTTTCATGATTCGTGTCCTCACCTTCTTTGGACTTCCTGTCCCCTCCTGAGTCTCATGTTGAGTCTCATCCACGTCGGATGCCCGCCTGGGTGCTGCCGGCGAGCATCTTTGTGGGCTTTGCCCTGTTTTTTGCAGTCCTTTTTCAGGACCGCCTTTTACCCGCTGCCCATGTGAAGATCGCTCCCGTGCTTGTCACTGAAGAAGCGGCCACCACCAAGAGCGGTCATGCAATCGCTCAGCCTGCCGAGGCGGTACTATTTCAGGCCAGTGGTTGGATCGAGCCTGATCCTTACCCGATCAAAGTGACGGCTCTCACGGACGGCGTCATTGCTACCGTGGAAGTGCTCGAAGGTCAGGATGTAGAAAAAGATCAGTTGCTGGTTTCTCTGGTTGATGAAGATGCACGCTTAGTGCTCTCCGCTGCGGAGAGACGGCACACTTTGTTAACCTCCGCTCGAGAGGTTCATTTGGCGGCGGTGGATACCATGAAGCAAAAGCGTCAAGTGACGGTGCAAGAAGTGGCCGCGGCTCAGGCCATGGCCGCAGACGCTGAAGATCAACTGGCACGCTTGGATCGAGTGGTGAAAACGAGTGCCATTTCACAATCCGATTATGTCTCTGGGCGCTTTCGACTTGAGAGGGAAAAATCGCTTCATCTAGCTGCGAAAGCTAAAGAAGCAGAAGCCGCAGCTGAAGTGCGACGTATGGAATTGGAAACACAGTCTAAAAACGATGAGATTGCCCTCGCGGCTGTGGCTGTGGATCAAGCGAAGTTAGCACTTCGGCGGACGCAGGTGAGAGCTCCTGTAAAGGGGCGTGTTCTGCGTCTGATGGCTGCTCCTGGAGATAAAAAAATGCTCGGAATGGACCATCCGGATAGCTCAACCGTGTGCATTCTTTATGAACCGGAAAAATTACAGGCACGCGTGGATGTGCCGTTATCAGACGCTGCGCATCTGCGAGTGGGGCAAAAGGCCCGCATTCACACAAGCATGCTGAGTAATGTGGTCTTTGAAGGAGAAGTCTTGCGCATCAATGGAGAAGCAGATCTTCAGCGGAACACGCTGCAAGCTAAAGTCCATATCAAAGCGCCGGCTGATCAGTTAAGACCGGAGATGCTGTGCCGGGTGGAGTTTCTAACAGAAGGGAAACCGCTCAGCGGAGAGGCAACCTCTCTTCCGGGTGCTTCATCGGCACTCTCACTCTGGGTGCCTGCCGATGCACTGCATGGAGATCAAGTATGGGTTTGTGACCCTGAAACACGAAAGATCACCGCAAGGACTGTGACTCGTTCGGGGCAATTTCGTGACGGTTATCAAAGCATCACTGAAGGGCTCCTCGCTGGGGAGTGGGTTGTGCTTTCTCGAGGCGACTGGCGTGATGGCCAACGCGTGAACCCTCAACCTATCAAGCCATGAATGAACTTATGATCCGATGCCAAGGCATCTCGAAAAGCTATCAGAAAGGTAAGACGGTTGTGACCCCCCTTGAGAAGTTGAGCTTTTCCGTGGCGAAGGGAGAGTTTTTGGCCCTGATGGGACCGTCGGGCTCAGGTAAAACCACACTCTTGAATTTACTGTCGGGTATTGATTCCCCGAGCGAGGGTTCTCTGATCATCGCAGAAACGGAGTTGATGGGGCTTTCTCGTCGCGACCTCACACGCTGGCGGGCTAAAAACGTGGGCTACATTTTCCAGCTCTACCATCTTGTCCCCGTTCTGACCGCTTTCGAAAATGTGGAGTTGCCATTGCTGTTGTCGCAGCTCTCTAAAAAAGAGCGTCATGCGCGGGTGCGTGCTGTGCTAGAGCTCGTCGGTCTCGGGGATAGGCTTCATCATCTTCCCTCCGAGCTTTCAGGGGGGCAGGAGCAGCGCGTGGCCATTGCACGTGCGTTGGTGGGGGATCCTCCGCTCCTCGTGGCTGATGAACCCACAGGGGATTTGGATAAAGAATCTGCGAACCGTATTTTAGGGTTGTTAGGCAGATTGTCCCGTGAACACGGGAAGACCATTGTCATGGTGACTCATGATCCGCGTGCTGCTGAGGCAGCCAACCGAACTCTCCATTTGGAAAAAGGGCAGCTCTGCACCACAGTATGAGACCTTTCTTCAACTTACTTCATTTGGCGGGTAAACAGATGGTTAGGCATCGTGTTCGCTCTGTTTTTACGATTCTGGGGGTTGCTTCGGGCATGTTTCTGTTCACTGCGGTTGAGACGCTGCAGCGTTCTTTAGCTCAAGCGACTCAAACGACGGCTGCCGATACGGTCCTCGTGGTTTATCGACAAAATCGTTTTTGCCCGGCGACTAGTCGGCTACCAGAGTATTACGCCAACGAAATACGAGGTATCTCTGGGGTGCGAGAGGTGATCCCGGTCCAAATCGTGGTCAACAACTGTGGAGCATCTTTGGACGTTATCACCTTCCGAGGTGTCCCTGAGGCGTTGCTCCTCTCTTTTGCGCCCGAAATTCAACTCATCACAGGGAGTCTCGATGACTGGGCAAAACGTGATGATGGGGCATTACTGGGAGAAGTTTTTGCTGCTAGGCGTGGTCTCAAGGCGGGTGATAAATTTGATGCAGCCGGGGTGACGATCACGGTGGCTGGGGTAATTCGCTCACCGTTTGTTCAGGATAATAACGTGGCTTACGTCAAATTGCCGTTCTTACAGCAGGCCAGTCGAGCGGGACTCGGCGTGGTGACTCAATTCAATGTTCGTGTGCATCATGCGGATGATCTGACGGGAGTCGCACAAGCGATTGATGACCGTTTTAAGTCGGATGAGCAGCCTACCGATACGAGACCTGAAAAAGCATTTTTTGCAGAGACGGCCTCTGAACTCATCGAGCTTATTCGCTTTACACGTTGGTTGGGATTTGGGGCAGTCTTGGCTGTTGCAGCACTTGTGGCCAATGCACTTCTGCTGATTGTGAGAGGACGGGTCAAAGAGAATGCGGTTTTACGCACTCTTGGTTACCCTGGTCGGGCGATCGGCTGCTTGGTCGTAAGCGAGGGCGGGTTATTGGGACTCGTCGGCGGTGTGTTAGGGGTCGGCGTCGCTATCGTCTTTCTCCGCTGGCAGAGCTTTACCTTCGGCAATGAAGGTCAGACTCTAGCCGTGCGTCCCGATGGGAGCGTGGCTCTGATCGGCATTTCAGCGGCGCTTGTCCTGGGACTCTTGGCGTCATTCTGGCCAGCTTGGCAGACGATGACCCAGTCCATTGTGAAAAACCTTCGTTCTTGACCCATGCTACCTTTTACTTATGCCGTGCGGAATCTTTTCCGCTCGAAGATGCGGTTGCTACAAACTGTAGGAGGGAGCTTTCTGGTCGTGTTACTGGTGATGACGGCGGTTTCGATCAATGAGGGCATGACACGTATGCTCTCAGCTTCGGGGTCAGTCCATAACGTGATCTTAGTGGGCACAGGATCGGAAGAAAGTATTCAGAGGAGTGAGGTGCCTGAAAAGAGTGCAGGGATCGCTGGAGCCGTGATCTCAGGCATTTCTGAGGAACTCGGTGTCCGGGCCGTTTCGAGTGAAATTCAGCACATGAGTTATGTCACTGTTACCGGTAACAACCGTGCACAGGCACTTTTGCGAGGGGTGACGCCTGTCTCTTTCCGCACCCATCCAGAAGTGAGGCTTTTATCCGGAGGATTTCCCGCTTCAGGGCAGGTCATGGTGGGACGGTTGGCATGGCGAAAGCTCAATGTTCCCAGCCACAATCTTGAACCAGGCCAGACCCTAGAGATTGATGATCTGAAATTCTCAATCAGCGGTGTCTTTGCTGCCCCGGGGACAGTCATGGAGTCTGAGATCTGGATGCCATTGAGTGATCTGCGAGTATTGGCAAAGCGTGACTCCCTCTCGTGTGTCGTTTTGCGGCTTGAGGATCCTGAGGACTTCAGTGAGGCCGAGTTGTTCACTAAGCAGAGATTGGATCTCGAACTGAACGCCTTACGAGAGAGTGAATACTATGCCCATATCACAGCTTTTTTTCGCCCTGTGCGAGGCATGATTTGGGTCACTGTCATTCTCATTGCTGTGGGAGCTGTTTTTGGTGGGGTGAATACCCTTTATGCGGCCTTCGCTTCGCGAGTTCGTGAGATGGCCACACTTCAAGCCATCGGATTTGGTCGAACCACTTTGTTATTCTCGCTGATTCAGGAAAGTCTTCTGGCTTGCCTGACAGGAACGCTGTTGGCCTCCTTCATTGCCTTATTCTTGTTGGAGGGGAAGACCGTTCCATTCTCTATCGGGGCCGTGGTTTTGGAGGTGAGCCCTCTGGTGAGTTTCGTGGGAATATTGACCGGGTTCTTGTTGGGAGTTCTCGGGGCCCTTCCTCCCGCCATTCGCTGTCTGAAGCCCTTACTGGGAACGGCTTTAAGATCCTCCTGATCAGGCCTAACAAAATAAATTTGACCCATCATTCCAACTCCATCGAACCAACACCTAAACTAACCCCTAAATACTATGATTCCTTTTAAACTGATCTTCATCGCCAGTCTCGTGGGCAGCTCTGTTCTTCTGAGCTCATGCGGTAAAAACAAACCATCGAATGCAGCCGTAGCTCCAACAAGTCCTGCCTTGGAGGCCGTCTTCTCAACGACCCCGAGTCAACAAGCCGAAGCGATTCATCAAGCACGCTTGACGGCAAAGCCAGGGGATTCACTGACCTTGAAAGGGCGTATCATGGGGAATTTAAAACCTTTTGTTGAAGGACGTGCAGCTTTTATTCTTGGAGATCCTGACAAGATCACACCTTGCAATAAAAACCCTGACGATGGCTGCCCGACTCCTTGGGATGCCTGCTGCGATACCTCTGAAGTCATCAAAGTAGGAACGGCAACCATTCAAGTGGTAGACGCTCAAGGTAAAGTACTCAAAGAACCGCTCGAAAATGTCCATGGTCTCAAACCCCTCAGCAGCGTCGTCGTAAGCGGGATCGTGGCTCCGGGATCTAATCCTGAGCTTTTGGTTTTAAACGCTCAGTCGATTCAAATCCTTGAATAGGGATGTGTTGTGAAGCTGTGCCGCCTGACTCGGCGCAGTCCCTGCATGAGGGGCTGGGGAGTTGAAGTCTGAGGCTCTCGATCAATCCTTCGAGTCAATATTCCCCGATTTCCGGATCGCGCGCATCAGTCTCCAGCCCAGATAAACGCTGACCATGTAGCCAAGCGCACCGAAGATGGAGATTCCCCACAGAAGCGGTGGGGCGGCGCTGCTCCAAAGCTGGCTGGAGCCTAGGAAGATGGCGGCGGTGAGCACACCGAACACGAGGCGGTTGATGATCGGGTCCAGGTGCCGATGATCTAGATGCACCGTGAGGGTACCATCGCGGAAGCGCGACATCAGGTCCGCCAGATCCCGCGGCAGCACGGTGATGAGGCGATCCCAATCTCGATACGTGCGGCGGGCGCGGCGCATCATGCGAGACGGGGAAAAGCGCCGTAGGATCATGCGCTGACAGAAGGGTTGGATGAGCTCGGCCAGACTGATATCAGGACTGAAGCGCCGACTCGTGCCTTCCAGCACGATGATGGTTTTCAGCAGCACCGCCAGCGGAGGCGGGAGGGTAATGTGATAACGCCGGATGATCTCAATGAGGGAGGTCAATGCATGCCCCACATTGATGTCGCGGAGCGGATGGCCGATGAAGTCCGCCATGAACTCGTCCAGATCCGAGCGCAGGCGTTCACGGTTGAAGTCTGGCGGCACGGCCCCTAACCGCAGCACTTGTTCCGTGACTTGAGTGGAGTCATTTTCGACAATGGCCAGCAGCAGCGCCTCCACCTCATCCCGCAGTTCGTCATCGATGCGCCCCACTTGACCGCAATCAATGACGCCGACGATGCATCCCGGCAGTAGCATCAGGTTTCCTGGGTGCGGATCGGCATGATAGAAACCATCCCGAAAGACCATTTCTAGATACATGTTCGCCCCGCGTCGTGCGAACTCGGCCAAGTTTTCTCCCGAGGCACGCAGGCCCTCGATATCCGTGCCGGAGATGCCTTCCAGCCGCTCCATGGTGATGATCTGATGCGAGCAGAGATCTCCATACACTTGGGGAATGCGCACCTCGGGTTCATCCTCAAAGTTGCGCGTGAACTCCTCGATGTTTCGCTTCTCATACGTGAAGTCCATCTCCCGCAGCAGGGCTTTACGAAACTGACGCACGATGGCGACTGGCTGATACGGGCGTAGGCTCGGGGAATGCTTTTCCAGCAACTCCGCCATGGCTTGGACGATCTCCAGATCCGTGGTGCTCTTGGCCTCGATGCCGCCACGCCGGACCTTGACCACAACACGCTCACCCGTATGCAGACGAGCCGCATACACCTGAGCGATCGAAGCCGCTGCAAGAGGCACCTCATCGAACTCGCCAAACAATTCTTCAACCGGCTGTCCCAAATCCGCGAGGATGATCGCCCGAGCGATCTCCACCGGCTCAGCGGGCACATTCGCTTGCAGCTCGGCCAGTTCCGCCGCCATCTGCGCACCGACGAGGTCGGGGCGGGTACTGAGCATCTGTCCGAGCTTGATGAACGTGGTGCCCAACTCCGTGAGAGCCAGGCGCACCCGTGCGGGTGTGGTCAGATCGGATAAGACCTGGCCATCAGCACTGAGCAGGCGCTTGTTCAGCCACGGGTAATCGAAGCCGCCAAACAGATCGGCCAGCCCATACTTGCCCAGCACAGCCGCGATTTCCCCCAGCCTTTTCGCATGGCGTTCCAGTCGGGCGAGCGGTTCGATCTTCATGCCCATACTTTAGCCAGATGGAGAAACTTCCAAGTGCCTTCGTGTGGAAGCACTCAGGTCCTGGGGAGACAGCGTTGTGACGTTGAGGCCATGCACAAAATTTCACCCCGGCTTGCCATGAAGCGAAGCCGGGGTGAAGGGGGGCGATGTGATCGGCGCGGTA
The DNA window shown above is from Prosthecobacter debontii and carries:
- a CDS encoding DUF2256 domain-containing protein; translated protein: MNGIRKEHLPSKMCPICNRPFAWRKKWAKNWNEVRYCSDACRRHAKSSHRPS
- a CDS encoding sodium-independent anion transporter, which gives rise to MFFGAAELFRTQVQQACADPNLRIIILRLKNARHMDATSVMALEDLVRALRADGRDLLISGVMKDIYRVLRDSGMVEVIGKDNLFLASPSNPNVATRNALKRAQQLLGTTEADVKIFFDPTKKKEA
- a CDS encoding SulP family inorganic anion transporter, yielding MSGPTTPSWWQIARNLSRQGRSWLKENLADTGLDPLPIRRWWSTYTPKRFKSDLKAGTSVALLDIPQSMAYAAIAGLPLQFGTTCSAVGGIIGALFINSRFTVLGPSNATAFMIFSYFAADAHLDRVGMMPLLVFMVGTLLLIGSFLKVAELAQYISRAVMVAYVTGAALLIMANQSGNVLGISSRVETEDGQVFQPRTFPGIVWQLLKRLDQCHWESLTIALLTAAIYWGVRKFRPTWPSLVLALVGASVAGLGMKSLNLHVPTFQDAQFTWLDLLPPFPDFTSQRFLSDFSRLFGLAVALAFLATLECSSMSKMLAGLKGLRVDANQDMFGLGMANLSCAYLSGMPCSCSLTRSVLNFSSGARTPVAAMINGSVCLVGALTLGSAVAYLPRAALAMLIICVVVSIIQKRHILICLQATGSDAFTFLLTLAATLMVPLHVAIFTGVGVSLMLYLRKASRPSLVEYEFNQEGHLAEASQACGKTPPSPSFMSRASCSLVRRSSSAPRSSRPAPTPTCASSSCA
- the holA gene encoding DNA polymerase III subunit delta; the encoded protein is MPPPKKAAATDSGPIHVILGTDDARVKEAAMKTVQRLTPPGADEFANEIIEGNADNAEHAGQICSNVILALQTMPFFGGAKVVWLKGANFLGDTQTGKAQAAVQGFENLLDVLEGGLGPDVKFVLSANSIDKRRNSYKRLGKLAAIEVFDKPDTSKAGWEGAVLAQASQKAKQLGLTFESGALDLLVQMAGDDTRQLENEIEKIDLYLGERRRCGINTVRGLVSLSRAGVVWEIGNAIGVRDLQRALELLGVLLYQGQNAIGILLGAIVPRVRSLLVVKELATKHKINRASYSGFTSSLDALPPSATAHLPRKKDGTGFNAYPLFLALNEAGKFTLDELHAALEACLEANVKLVTTQLDSKVVLERLLVGMLSPRVTR
- a CDS encoding hemolysin family protein, with the translated sequence MSSILTELIILMGLLLLNGVFAMAETALISARRPRLEMLVQQGQKSAQRAIELQTDPGVFLSTVQVGITLVGIIAGAASGAGLARELEPWVSAVPWLGQWASSVSMVIVVSIITFLSVVVGELLPKRLAIHAPERWASTLAGPMTKLSTLASPIVRLLDFSSDALVRLFGVNPGAAEVMSEDEVRASIIQGHRAGALKSHEREMLESVLELDDLTAADLMTPKPQIVWINLADSPEEIRRRMVEGGHSYFPVYQGTRDDVLGMISVKTLWKQSESGMITDLRPLLMTPLFVPESMPAARVIEQFRKHNRHQALVIDEFGAMQGLITLNDMMEAILGTMPDDPMETAPGGRRLDDGSWLVDGQAEMEDVAKLTGVPLSPTFDDDDYRTLAGFVMHMLGHVPAEGEHFDWLDFKIEVADMDRHRIDKVRICPPST
- a CDS encoding 7-carboxy-7-deazaguanine synthase QueE, with protein sequence MRISEIFYSVQGEGSLTGVPSVFVRTSGCNLRCTWCDTPYASWKPEGPEMPTAEIMAEVLRHPARHVVVTGGEPLIAKGIHELLAAFHQAGKHITIETAGTILPEGIPVDLASISPKLANSTPSVEKAGAAWVQRHEQTRLQPAVLKAWLEHAPDYQLKFVISSEADLQEAQTVIDSIGLPVPPEKVLLMPEGTSMEAMRSRYSLLVAACLSHGYRLSPRLHIELFGNKRGT